The Natronolimnobius baerhuensis DNA segment GGCATTGTGGTCCTCTGTCTTGGCGCACTCCTCGCTCGAGGCTTGGCGCTGTCACTCGGCTTCAATCATCTCTTGCTCGCCATCGCACTCGGCTTTCTCGCGACGAACACCGTCGGGATTCCGGCCCGACTCGAGGCCGGAATTGCAACCCACAAACTGTGGCTCGGAGCGGGGATCGTTCTCATGGGGGCGTCAATTTCACTCGAGAGCGTCCTCGAGGCCGGTGGGTACGTACTCTTGGTAGTGGTCGCGGTGACTGCAACGACGCTGCTAATCGTCGAATTCCTCGCACGCAACGTCTTCGGGTTAGCAAACCGAATGGGGTCGTTGCTTGCATCCGGTGCGAGTATCTGTGGCGTCTCGGCAGTCGTCGCCGTTGCCGGAGCGATCCGTGCTCGAGAGGAACAGATCGCGTACGCAGCCGCGACGGTGTTGTTGTTTGATGCGATCACGATAGTGGTCTATCCGCTCGTCGGTGACCTGCTCGGACTGTCCGGAATG contains these protein-coding regions:
- a CDS encoding YeiH family protein — its product is MGARRLLPGIVVLCLGALLARGLALSLGFNHLLLAIALGFLATNTVGIPARLEAGIATHKLWLGAGIVLMGASISLESVLEAGGYVLLVVVAVTATTLLIVEFLARNVFGLANRMGSLLASGASICGVSAVVAVAGAIRAREEQIAYAAATVLLFDAITIVVYPLVGDLLGLSGMVFGTWAGVSMFSTGPVVAVGFAHSDVAGQWATMTKLSRNALIGAVVLVYASYYARGTGEGRPSVRTLWDEFPKFVLGFLALAVVASAGVLSSAQLSSIENAYNWLFVLAFVGLGTEIRLENLRQTGLTPAIVVLCSLLLSSALALALLLVLF